The genomic DNA GCAATTACAAGCCTGCTTCAAAAGATAAAAAAAATGAAGATAAGTATAATTATTATATTTTTCATTTATTTTGTAAAACATATCTTTTCACAATAAGGGAACAGGAGGTTTTTCAGCATCTGCTTGAAGAGAAAAATAATAAGGTAATTAGTGAGAGTTTGTATATATCAGTAGGGACTGTGAAAGCTCATGTACATAATATTTTTATTAAAGCCAAGGTGTCTAACAGACGTGAATTAGCTCAGACATATAATAAATGGAAAGAAAACCAAATAGCAAGCATATAGTAAAAAAATCTTAAATTTAAGAAAAATAGAATATGAAGTTATATAT from Sebaldella termitidis ATCC 33386 includes the following:
- a CDS encoding response regulator transcription factor; translated protein: MSGSNYKPASKDKKNEDKYNYYIFHLFCKTYLFTIREQEVFQHLLEEKNNKVISESLYISVGTVKAHVHNIFIKAKVSNRRELAQTYNKWKENQIASI